From the Nocardiopsis changdeensis genome, one window contains:
- a CDS encoding MerR family transcriptional regulator, producing MRIGELARRTGASPRSLRYYEDQGLLASTRSPGGHREYAEESVERVERIRCLYAAGLNSETVRGILPCMYANEVGEPAPDLIDMFWAERERIEAAIRSLEKTRASLDAVIGEAVAARAATRPPTAPEPVTLTGNGHTDMTPRPGTAGATRRRP from the coding sequence ATGAGGATCGGTGAACTCGCCCGGCGGACCGGGGCCAGCCCCCGCTCCCTGCGCTACTACGAGGACCAGGGCCTGCTGGCCTCCACCCGCTCCCCGGGCGGGCACCGGGAGTACGCCGAGGAGAGCGTCGAACGCGTCGAGCGCATCCGCTGCCTGTACGCGGCCGGGCTCAACAGCGAAACCGTCCGCGGCATCCTGCCCTGCATGTACGCCAACGAGGTCGGTGAGCCCGCCCCCGACCTGATCGACATGTTCTGGGCGGAGCGCGAGCGCATCGAGGCGGCCATCCGCTCCCTGGAGAAGACCCGCGCCTCCCTGGACGCGGTCATCGGCGAGGCCGTCGCGGCCCGGGCCGCCACGCGCCCGCCCACCGCCCCGGAACCGGTTACCCTCACAGGCAACGGACATACGGACATGACACCGAGACCCGGTACCGCGGGTGCGACGAGGAGACGGCCGTGA
- a CDS encoding alkene reductase encodes MTTTTTRIEAAALPTGHPLLASYDLSGLALPNRVLMAPMTRLRADAHGVPTPLMAEYYGQRAGAGLIVSEGIAPVAGGRIHPLQPGLDTAGQIDGWRTVTGAVHAAGGRIFAQLMHGGRNSHPANLPGGGTPVAPSAVAAADRVHTLDGKADPVVPRALTEEEVRGLAEAHAEAARRAVSAGFDGVEIHGANSYLVHQFLADGTNLRTDRYGGSVAGRIRFAVEAVEAAAGAIGAHRVGLRISPGNTEGGMVERDPAPVYHALLAALAPLGLAYLHVTDDPRYPALDDLRPRWAGTLVGNTGEHAETTQESATALVASGRADLVSVGRPYIFNPDVVERIAAGVAWTPILGKDYHYGSGPHGYVDLPRHDAVATLRSPVSTRGNIEE; translated from the coding sequence ATGACGACGACAACGACTCGGATCGAAGCGGCCGCCCTCCCGACCGGCCACCCGCTGCTCGCCTCCTACGACCTGTCCGGCCTGGCCCTGCCCAACCGGGTGCTCATGGCCCCCATGACCCGGCTGCGCGCCGACGCGCACGGGGTCCCCACCCCGCTCATGGCCGAGTACTACGGCCAGCGCGCCGGGGCCGGGCTCATCGTCTCGGAGGGGATCGCCCCGGTGGCCGGCGGCCGCATCCACCCCCTCCAGCCCGGTCTGGACACCGCCGGGCAGATCGACGGGTGGCGAACGGTGACCGGGGCCGTGCACGCGGCCGGCGGACGGATCTTCGCGCAGCTCATGCACGGCGGACGCAACTCCCACCCCGCGAACCTCCCCGGCGGGGGGACCCCGGTCGCCCCCTCGGCGGTCGCCGCCGCCGACCGGGTGCACACCCTGGACGGCAAGGCGGACCCGGTGGTCCCGCGGGCCCTGACCGAGGAGGAGGTGCGCGGCCTGGCGGAGGCCCACGCGGAGGCGGCCCGCCGTGCGGTGAGCGCCGGGTTCGACGGGGTCGAGATCCACGGGGCGAACAGCTACCTCGTCCACCAGTTCCTGGCCGACGGCACCAACCTGCGCACCGACCGGTACGGCGGGTCCGTCGCGGGGCGCATCCGGTTCGCGGTGGAGGCGGTCGAGGCGGCCGCCGGGGCGATCGGCGCCCACCGGGTGGGGTTGCGCATCTCCCCCGGCAACACGGAGGGTGGAATGGTGGAGCGGGACCCCGCGCCGGTGTACCACGCGCTGCTGGCGGCCCTGGCCCCGCTGGGACTGGCCTACCTGCACGTCACCGACGATCCGCGGTACCCGGCGCTGGACGACCTGCGGCCCCGGTGGGCGGGGACCCTGGTGGGCAACACCGGGGAGCACGCCGAGACCACGCAGGAGAGCGCGACCGCGCTCGTCGCCTCGGGCCGGGCGGACCTGGTGTCGGTGGGGCGGCCCTACATCTTCAACCCCGACGTGGTGGAACGCATCGCCGCCGGGGTGGCATGGACGCCGATTCTGGGAAAGGACTACCACTACGGCAGCGGTCCGCACGGATACGTGGACCTGCCCCGGCACGATGCGGTTGCGACTCTCCGATCGCCCGTTTCCACCAGGGGTAATATCGAAGAGTAG